acttccggggtcagacacagtgtgaaactcccaccacaccgtcccatcacacactcccagggtcagacacagagtgaagctccctccacactgtcccatcactcactcccggggtcagacacagagtgaagctccctccacactgtcccatcacacacttccagggtcagacacagagtgaagctccctctacactgtcccatcacacactcccagggtcagacacaaagtgaagctccctctacaccgtcccatcacacactcccagggtcagacacagagtgaaactccctctacactgtcccatcacacactcccagggtcagacacagagtgaaactccctctacactgtcccattacacactcccagggtcagacacagagtgaagctccctccacactgtcccatcacacactcccagggtcagacacagagtgaagctccctctacaccatctcatcacacactcctggaattAATCATAGAgggaagctccctctacactgtcatagaaccatagagccatagaacactacggcacagtacaggcccttcagccctccatgttgtgtcgacccatataatccttaaaaaaagtactaaacccacactaccccataaccctccatttttctttcatccatatgcctgtccaagaggttcttaaatatccctaatgttttagcctccactaccatccctggcaagtcattccaggcactcacaaccctctgtgtaaaaaaacttacccctgatgtctcccctaaacttccctcccttaattttgtacatatgccctctggtgtttgctattggtgccctgggaaacaggtactgactatccaccctatctatgcctctcataatcttgtagacctctatcaagtcccctctcatccttcttcgctccaaagagaaaagtcccagctctgctaaccttgcttcatatgacttgttctccaaaccaggcaacatcctggtaaatctcctctgcaacccctccatagcttccacgtccttcctataatgaggtgaccatcacacactcctggggtcagacacagagtgaatctccctccacatcatcccattaCACAATGCAAGGGTGAGACACAGTTAaattgtacacaatgctccaagtgcagcctcaccgaTCATaagcggatgctggaaatccattgcaacacacacaaaatgctgaaggaactcagcaggtcaggcagcacccacagaaattaataaacagttgacagatcaggccaagacccttcaccacgAACTGAGCATTTCAGTCCTTATGAAGAGTCTCAACCGAAAATGTCAGCTgtaaattcatttccatagatgctgcctgacctgttgagttcctccaacatcttgtgtgctttgctcagcctcaccaatgtcttgtacactaTAACTAAGCAacaagtcctgccaaagggtattggcccgaaacgttgactttacctttttccatagatgctgcctggcctgctgagtttctccagcattttgtgtgtgttgcctggatttccagcgtctgcagattttctgtttgtGATTGGATTCCAGTATAACTACATCAGTGTGTTAAGagtcctgccatttactctgtactttcaatagacagtaggtgcaggagtaggccaatcggcccttctagccagcaccgccattcactgtgatcatggctgatcatccacaatcagtaccccgttccttgTGTTTGAACTACTAAAAGTGCAACATCTCCCACTTGTCCAGATTGAGAGAGCTCacgaacataaaacatagaacatagtatattacaggccttttagcccacaatgttgtactaacattttaacctactccaaggtcaatctaacccctcactcccacgtagccctccattttcctatcatccatgtaaaCCTCATGGGAACTCTTACCTATCGCATTTGTTTCCCCTCAGGAGGTGTCCCAGAACACACGTTATGACCCCGCTGAGGTCACtgaagagttcagaggagaagcCGAAACAGCCAGTGCCTCAGACATTGACAGTCGTCCACCAGGAAGCCAAGTATTAACCCTGAAAACAGCAGAATCTGCCTCAGGCCCAGAGCAACCTCCACAGAGTGACCATGATGCACCAGTGTACCAGTGTCAGGCAAGGGCTGCATCAGAGGGAAACCATCTTGGTGGTCTAAGAGAGGGCCAAGGAGACCCAACTACCTTAGCTGTGGGCAAGCACAGggaggatgaactcagcaagcaaGCAGAATGGCAAGCAGTGGAGGACCTCAAGAGGGCACTACTAGAGAAAGAGTGCGTCATTGAGGAACTCCAGGAGCTTCTCCAAGAGATGGCAAGTACTAAGGCAGAAGAGTGCTCCAACCACCTGCAGGAGACCGCAGCCTGGGAGGCGCAGGAGGAAAGTGCAGAGAAGTTGGGGAggctggagcagctggaggacaGTAACAGGTTCCTGAACGAGACCGTCGAGGAAATGGACAGCATGCTTGACGGACTGAGGCAAGCTCTGGCCGCTAAAGAGCAGGAGGTGACCCTGCTGAGGATGGAGAAGCTGGCTGCGGCCGAGCAAGTCCACATGGAGGAGGCAGAGAGGCTGAAGGTGGAGCTCAGGGGGCAGACTGAGCCGGGTAGCCACCGTGACTCTGAGGAGTCAGAGCTGAGCTTCGGTTGGCGCGGGAAGGTACTGCAGCCAGCAGAGACGGAAAACCATCAGAGCAAGCTTCAGTGCCTGGAGTCACTCAACAAGTCACTGGAGGACAAATACCATCAGAGCCAGCAGCAGGTCAGAGAGCTAGAGATGTCTGTCGTTGCACTTCAGTCTGAGCTCAGCAGACTCCAAGGCTCCAAACCTCAGCCCCAGGACAGCACCCTCCCTCCCGAAAGGTGTTCACGGGAGGCTGGTGAGAATCTGGAGAGCAAGGTGCGGGACGAGCGGCGGCTGGGGAGGGAGGACCTGGCACGGGAGAAGGCTCTGCTCTCGGACTCCCTCGCTGACATGAAGCCAGCAAGCCAACAAGCCCAGGAGAAAGTTTCCGAGCTGGATCGACACGGAGCGGGCGAGCTGAGCCGTGAGGAGATCACCAGCATGACGGCAAAGAACGGTCAGGGTCTGAACATCCTGAAGGGGAAACTTGAGGAGATAATTCTGAAAATAGAGCATAAAGAGAGGCCCAATATTGATATCAAACTAGTAGAAGCTCTTGCCCAATTGCACCTGTTAACAGCCAAGCAGATAGGCATGGAGAAAGGGGCTGCAGGATcagaagaccaaggagagagTCCTGCAGAGGAGACACCTCAGGCTGAGGATACCAAAATGGAGTCCAGTTtacaagaagctgtcctggaggaAAGacccacccagaggaaaccagaaTGTACACCTGACCACCAGCAGCATGCTGGAATGAGAAAGCCCTCCTCCCAGCTTTCCACCCGGGACAAATCCGCTCAGGGGGTTGCCCAATTTGAGAGACAGATGGAGGAACTGGAGAACAGGCACAGACAAGCGGTTCAGACCATGGAGGGGAGACTTGAGAGCCTCAAAGCCGAGAGGGAGGCCGTGGAGTGCCAGAGGGCCGATCTGGAGGAGCAGGTCCAGACCTTGGAGGAGGACCTCAGGCGGTTGAGGGACGCTGTCGGTAGGCTGGAGCTGGAAAACAGGACGATACAGAGAGAGCTGCAGGAGGCCCGGGCGGCGGCAGAGGGGTTGCGTGCCCAGACCGCGTGTCTGACCACCAGTGCCACGCTGGAGCAAGCGGATGCCGGGGCAGGGCAGCGGCGAGAGGAAGATACGGCTGGGTGGAAGCCGCCAGCTGTAGCACAGCTGCCGTGCACCCTGCAGGAGGAGGAGAGTGTGTCCGCCCTCCACGTAAGTACAGTGGGGCAAACAGGGGGGACCACTGTCACTCACAGTCCCAGCACAGGGGTGGCAGGCTGACCCCTGTACTCACAGGGGACCGTTGTCACTCACAGTCCCGGCACAGGGGTGGCAGGCCGACCCCCGTACTCACAGGGGACCAGTGTCACTCACAGTCCCAGCACAGGGGTGGCAGGCCGACCCCCGTACTCACAGGGGACCACTGTCACTCACAGTCCCAGCACAGGGGTGGCAGGCTGACCCACGTACTCACAGGGGACCGTTGTCACTAACAGTCCCAGCACAGGGGTGGCAGGCCGACCCCCGTACTCACAGGGGACCGTTGTCACTAACAGTCCCAGCACAGGGGTGGCAGGCCGACCCCCGTACTCACAGGGGACCACTGTCACTCACAGTCCCAGCACAGGGGTGGCAGGCTGACCCCCGTACTCACAGGGGACCGTTGTCACTCACAGTCCCAGCACAGGGGTGGCAGGCTGACCCACGTACTCACAGGGGACCGTTGTCACTCACAGTCCCAGCACAGGGGTGGCAGGCTGACCCACGTACTCACAGGGGACCACTGTCACTCACAGTCCCGGCACAGGGGTGGCAGGCTGACCCCCGTACTCACAGGGGACCACTGTCACTCACAGTCCCAGCACAGGGGTGGCAGGCCGACCCCCGTACTCACAGGGGACCACTGTCACTCACAGTCCCAGCACAGGGGTGGCAGGCCGACCCCCGTACTCACAGGGGACCGTTGTCACTCACAGTCCCAGCACAGGGGTGGCAGGCTGACCCCCGTACTCACAGGGGACCGTTGTCACTCACGATGCCAGCGTGGAGGTGGGAGGCCGACTCAGCTCGGGACAGCAAGTTCCCAGGTCTGCAAGCGactttagcaggtcaggcagcttctgtggtggGGATGACCtggaccgagatccttcatcagggcagTGTACAGTGGAGGAACAGTCccaagtgggctgaagggcctcaactcctgctcttattttcaTTCCTCCACTTCAAACAATGGTCAGGCAATGGCCATGTTGGCGGGGGGAACGGATCATCAacttttcaggtcaagacccttcatcaggtctgatagagagagggagacagaacatagaacagtacagcacagtacaggcccttcagcccacaatgttgtgccaaacttctAACCCTCTCactgatcaatctaacccttccctcctacacaactGGTATAACAAGGAGAGGGAAGagatggagcaagagctggccggtgctgggtggatccaggtgagagggAGTGTAACAGGCAGGTGGGAGGTGGCAAAGGGCTGCAGAGGacgagagaacagtgcagagtgGATCTAACAGAGGGGAACCGCGAGAGGATCCGTGTGAGAGATGAAtaaatggagagtgggggaggggaagagaagcTGTGATAcgataaagattagcttcatttgccaCATGTACGTCGGAACATCAAAATATGAAACGAGTGAACAGccgacacagtccaaggatgcgctgggggcagcccgcaagaatTGCCAACCTTCTGGCggcaacataacatgcccacagctcactaaccctaaccctgctgcctggcctgctaagctcTTTGGAGCATgagacccacgcggtcacggggagaacgtataaactccttacaggcagcggcaagaattgaacccacaGGGACTGAAAAAGTGATTGCGCTAACCATTACACTGCCACGCCACCCTCATGCATATGTATGTACATAATTGCAGTAAAACTCCCTCCCTCTGTACCCCACCCTTATCTCCAGAATCTGTGATCCCAAATCCcccagagaaaacctgcagacgctgcaaatccgagcaacacacacaaaatgccggaggatctcggcaggcccggcagcatcgaggaaaagagtacagtcgacgtttcgggctggaattttcttccacggccttctgtctctttcaccaatcttcctctcagctctttacctcataTCCCTCCCTcttttggtttcacctatcacctggtgtttctccctccgctcccaccaccttttaaatCGACTCCTCAGCtttctctctccagtcctgctaaagggtctcagcccaaaacatcgactgtactctttcctggatgctgagttcctccagcgtcacAATACAAGGAtatccgtttagaacagagatgaggagaaatttctttaattagtgggtggtgaatctgtgaaattcattgtcacagatggttgtggaggccaggtcattgggtgtgctTAAAGAGAAGTTTGATAGGTTGTTGACCAGTAAGGGCATCCGAGTTacgggagaaggaaggaaaatggggttgagagggataataaatcaaccgtgAGGGATCGGCAGAGCGGAatcaatgggctaattctgctcccatgtcttatgcttCTCCACCTCAGCACCCTTTCCTGCATCATCATGTTGCAAAGTGTAGGTATACTATAAATATTTTCTAAGTATAAATCCACTATTATGTGTAAACCTTTGAACAGACCACACTTGGACCATGGTGTAGATCTCTGGCCATCACATTACACGAATGGTGTGGGGGTTTTGAAGAGGCTATAGaagagattcacaggatgctgcctggaccagaGGGTATGAGCTATGGAAGGAGGGGTTGACAAATTtggcttgttttctctggagcaatggagactgagaggagatctgatagaggtttataagattatgagaggcatagagagagcAGGCAGACAGTACCTCTTCCCAAGGTGGAAATGTCAAAGCTAGaggatatattttttttaaaggagAAAAGTTTACAGGAGGTGTGTGGGACAATTGTTATCCACAGTGAGCAGTGGGTGCCTAGAACAGGCTGCCAGGAGAGCTGGTGCAGGCAAATATGGTGGAAGCATTTGCTTAAACCTCTGCCTTCTAGTTTTTGATTCACTTTCCTTGGGTGAAAGACTGTTACCACCCACCTCTCATGGCTTAtaagcctctatcaggtcacacctCATCctcctgtgctccaaggaatgaaGACCCAGCCCGACCTCAGGCCCTCTATTCCTGGCAACATCACTATAAATCTTGCCTGCACTCTTTCCATTTCAGTTACGCCTCTGCTACaactggtgaccagaactggataaagtctctaagtgtggcctcactaaAGAGAAAACCCCGAGCtcactcaacttatcctcataagacatgttctccaattcagacaacatcctgcaacgttccacctccttcctataaagagatgaccagaactgaacacaatattttaAGCGTAGTTTAACcaggagctgcaacattacttcgaggctctcaaactcaatcccccgactaatggaggccaacataccaaagtctgactttccaaaatgcatcatgtCACATGTAtgtgtattgaaatccattttccACCCGTCAACACACATCTCTAACTGACCAGAGTCCCTTGTAAACTATGTAACTTCCTTCATTATTAACAACACAGCCTAGTTTTGTGTCATCCACTACCGCTAGGCTTCTTTGGACTACTTCCGGTTC
The sequence above is a segment of the Hypanus sabinus isolate sHypSab1 chromosome 4, sHypSab1.hap1, whole genome shotgun sequence genome. Coding sequences within it:
- the LOC132392921 gene encoding FYVE and coiled-coil domain-containing protein 1-like, with product MAAQPDAQLLPVIRDLYASIQELCEHQGRDGRPITDGVPALHKLCTKLEYLLQYDQKEKKSILGTRKGYWDYFCVCFSDHKRGMQVLNFVNNMLKLSTSLGKGRAFIRICLVQQQLADYIQFSFHNKNVVSKWYYARSPFLSDTLRLDIVEHLYALNEVTFELPLIGVHLDMSWPIARWETKSHKLTIKASLNRSESQVSERDTGVQRTECPAGHTDTETDKFKTFARILRRIPWNSFLQEVSQNTRYDPAEVTEEFRGEAETASASDIDSRPPGSQVLTLKTAESASGPEQPPQSDHDAPVYQCQARAASEGNHLGGLREGQGDPTTLAVGKHREDELSKQAEWQAVEDLKRALLEKECVIEELQELLQEMASTKAEECSNHLQETAAWEAQEESAEKLGRLEQLEDSNRFLNETVEEMDSMLDGLRQALAAKEQEVTLLRMEKLAAAEQVHMEEAERLKVELRGQTEPGSHRDSEESELSFGWRGKVLQPAETENHQSKLQCLESLNKSLEDKYHQSQQQVRELEMSVVALQSELSRLQGSKPQPQDSTLPPERCSREAGENLESKVRDERRLGREDLAREKALLSDSLADMKPASQQAQEKVSELDRHGAGELSREEITSMTAKNGQGLNILKGKLEEIILKIEHKERPNIDIKLVEALAQLHLLTAKQIGMEKGAAGSEDQGESPAEETPQAEDTKMESSLQEAVLEERPTQRKPECTPDHQQHAGMRKPSSQLSTRDKSAQGVAQFERQMEELENRHRQAVQTMEGRLESLKAEREAVECQRADLEEQVQTLEEDLRRLRDAVGRLELENRTIQRELQEARAAAEGLRAQTACLTTSATLEQADAGAGQRREEDTAGWKPPAVAQLPCTLQEEESVSALHNDCNSRTDETRVMEEKMNSRDAEMNLLVASLAQAKVAEEELRGLLKEAQEDAKSREKESQVLREMVVSLKERTIELVREKDQLWKKAEKIQMNAQLDSRRATLRGNPFGSRKRI